The DNA sequence GGAGACCTGCTCATCTACAGTCATGAATTCAACGTTCCCATCTCGGCACTGCGGGCAGTTGAATTTGCGATGAAATTTCAGCTGCGCACCTGCACGGCTTGTCATACCTAACGGTTAATAGTTTTAAACCACGGAGGGCTAAAAGAGCAACTCCCTGCCATGAGAGTTGGCTCACAGATGCCCAAGTGGCAGGTCAGTCCTCACGTCTAATTATGTCAGCCTGATGACGATATGACCACAAAGGCAATAAAATTACAGTACCCGAGAAACCCCGCCCCTTCGCCTCTCGACATCCATGGGAAATAAGTAAACCCGTCAACTTTCCCCTCTCGGCATATGAAACCTCTTCCCCCACTGGTTCTAATACCACTGACATCGCCTGATCACACCACACTTGTATAACCGCCACCCCGGGGAGCACCGCGTGTGCGGAGCTGATTGCCTGAGACGATAGGGTTTGTAGGAAACCGCCGTTTGAGATGAAAGGCACACCACTTCATGACAGCCACTCCCACCATCATCGTCGCACCGGATTCCTTTAAGGGAACGGCAACAGCGGCTGAGGCCAGCACCCATCTGGCTGAAGGCATCCGTGAGGTACTCCCCAACGCTGAGATCATCCTGGCCCCCATGGCCGATGGCGGTGAGGGAACGGCCGCTGTATTCGGTGGTGAAACCATCACGCTCCCCACCACCAATGCCGCCGGCCGCCTGACCGAGGCCAGCTACACGCTCGATCAGGAAACCGCCACCGCCTACATCGACGTCGCCGCCGCATCAGGACTGCCAGCCGTGGCAGACAATCCAGTCCCCACCACGGGCGACACCTATGGCACCGGTGTGCTGATTGCAGATGCGGTGAGCCGCGGCGCCACACGCATCACACTCGGCCTCGGCGGCACAGCGACCACTGACGGCGGCAGCGGCATCCTCGTGGCCCTCGGCGCGGTTTTACGCAACAGGGAGGGCTACAGCCTGCGCCAAGGTGGAGTCGACCTGGCCAGTCTGGATAACATCGACACCGCAATGCTCAACATCCCGGCGGGCGCAGCAGAGTGGATCCTGCTCACCGATGTCTCCGCCCCAGCCACCGGCCCTGACGGAGCCGCCCGGGTCTTCGCACCACAAAAAGGTGCGACCCCGGATGAGGTGGAGGTGCTCGATGCGGGCCTGACCCACATGTGCGACGTTCTCGGCGTTGACGGAACCAAGCCTGGGATGGGTGCCGCCGGTGGCATCGCTGTCGGCCTGACGTGGCTGTCCACTCTGCTCCACGGTTCCGATGACCACATTCATGTGCTGCCCGGTGCGCCCCTGATCGCACGTGCCACCGGCCTCGAGGAGATGATTCCCCGCGCTGATCTGGTCATCACCGGTGAGGGCAGACTTGATGCCCAGTCCTACACCGGAAAGGTGGTGGGGACCCTCCACGGCCTCGCCCACGCGGCCGGGGTCCCCCTGGCGGTGGCCGCCGGAGAGATCGACGGAGACATACCCGTTGGAGTCATTCCCGTCGAATTGGAGAACCACGCTGATGTGTCGATCCAGTTGCGTACCGCAGGACGAAAGATCGCGGAGCAGTTCATCTCCCGTGGCTGAATGATCCGCTGATCAGCGGAGGATCTCCACCGTCCATGGGTACTGGGCGGGTACCTCATACAGCAGCTCCTGTTCAAGGAGGAAGGCGTCCTTGGGCAGGTCAGCAGGTGGGGTCAGGAGGCGGGCGAAGATCATGGTGATCTGGTTGACGGATCCCTTCACACCGTCCACTTCGATGAGATAGCGGTTGACTGAAGCCTCCTCGAGCTCCAGATCCTCGTGTTCATCCCGGTAGGTCTGGCGCAACTGTTCCTCCACTTCCCCGGCTACGGGTGCCACTGGATCGTGGATGACGAGGCCGGAATCCATCAATCCCTTGGAGATGATGAAGTCCGATACTGCGGTGAATCGCCCCGCGAGATCGATAGATTGGTCATTGGGGACGAGAACATCAAATTGAATCTTCGGCATGACATCACACTAGCCAATAACCTGTTAGTCATGAACAGCCCATTCAGCACCCAACCCACCCCCATCCGCACCATGGCGGATGGAACCATCAAGCAGGTTCACCCCTTCACCGGCACGGAGGTGTGGACGGTGCCGGGACGGGGTAACCGGCCGCTGTCACATTCCGCTTCCAACCCGGTTGCGCTGACCGCAGACGATCACACCACCTATTGCGCCTTCTGCGCTGATAAACAGCTGTCCACTCCCCCGGAGAAAACCCGCATGGTCAAGGACAGCAACGGCGGATTCACCATCCTGCCCGGGGTCCTGCCGGGCGATCTGCACAGCACGACAGCAGAGTTCCGACGGGTGCCCAACCTGTTCGAGATCGTCACCTATGAATATTGGAACAAGAACTTCGGATTCGAGATGGATCCGGATACAGCCATGCGGATGGCCACCTACCTCGCCGATCCTGAAGGGCGTGATCACGTCCTGGCCATTATCCGTACCCGCATGAATGCCGCCGGTGAGGACCCGACCGTGCTCACCGAAGCGGAGCTCCTGGGGAAGGCCCCGGGCTATTTCTCCGGCGGGCACGATGTGATCGTGGCCAGGCGCCATTTCACCGAAGACGCCACTGACAGCTCCCAGCTGGCGTCGTCTGGCACGCTCACGGCAGAGGAGCATGAGGCGTTCATCCGGTTCACGGTCGACGGGATCCGCGCCCTCTACGCCAGCAACCGCTATGCGCCCTATGTGGTGGTGTTCCAGAACTGGTTGAAACCAGCAGGTGCGTCCTTCGACCACCTCCACAAGCAGCTCGTTGCTATTGATGAACGCGGACACCAGAATGAGGTGGAGCTGGCTCACCTGCGTCGCAATCCCAATATGTACAACGAGTGGGCAGTGGATTACGCCGGTTATCACAACCTCATCATCGCTGAGAATGACCATGCCGTGGCGTTCGCCGGGTTCGGGCACCGCTACCCCACCCTGGAGATCTACTCCAAGTCCCCCACCTCTG is a window from the Corynebacterium faecale genome containing:
- a CDS encoding glycerate kinase gives rise to the protein MTATPTIIVAPDSFKGTATAAEASTHLAEGIREVLPNAEIILAPMADGGEGTAAVFGGETITLPTTNAAGRLTEASYTLDQETATAYIDVAAASGLPAVADNPVPTTGDTYGTGVLIADAVSRGATRITLGLGGTATTDGGSGILVALGAVLRNREGYSLRQGGVDLASLDNIDTAMLNIPAGAAEWILLTDVSAPATGPDGAARVFAPQKGATPDEVEVLDAGLTHMCDVLGVDGTKPGMGAAGGIAVGLTWLSTLLHGSDDHIHVLPGAPLIARATGLEEMIPRADLVITGEGRLDAQSYTGKVVGTLHGLAHAAGVPLAVAAGEIDGDIPVGVIPVELENHADVSIQLRTAGRKIAEQFISRG
- a CDS encoding DUF4921 family protein, with the translated sequence MNSPFSTQPTPIRTMADGTIKQVHPFTGTEVWTVPGRGNRPLSHSASNPVALTADDHTTYCAFCADKQLSTPPEKTRMVKDSNGGFTILPGVLPGDLHSTTAEFRRVPNLFEIVTYEYWNKNFGFEMDPDTAMRMATYLADPEGRDHVLAIIRTRMNAAGEDPTVLTEAELLGKAPGYFSGGHDVIVARRHFTEDATDSSQLASSGTLTAEEHEAFIRFTVDGIRALYASNRYAPYVVVFQNWLKPAGASFDHLHKQLVAIDERGHQNEVELAHLRRNPNMYNEWAVDYAGYHNLIIAENDHAVAFAGFGHRYPTLEIYSKSPTSEPWLQSREEIRGMSDLIHACHAATGPDVPCNEEWQHKPIDVDMPMPWRVMIKWRVSTLAGFEGGTKIYLNTLSPQNVRDRVVKELYRLRDEGAIDADMKIATECSVERNSLKYNPLLQN